TTGAGGGTGGTACCTCCAGGCTGAGTTAACCAACAGAGGAATCAAGAACCAAGAACGGGATGGATAAGCATCCTTGAGCCCCCACGAGGGGCCAGGAGGAGCTCCCCAAACCCAGGGGTCTGTCCCCACAGCCTCcttcccggccccgccccccccccgcccccccagggaGCCAGGACCAAGATGCTCACTTCCTCACCCCGTAGTCCTGCACCGCCATCCAGCAAGTGACTCAGAAGTGAGGACAGGACAGcccatgggggggggggggcagcagaTGGGAATCCCGGAGGCCGGgccaggtggggagaggaggtccACCAGCATCCCTGGAGGCTTctcctggcctctccctttgtcccAGCAACGCCCCCTGCTCCTAGACACTGGGGCGGTACCACAGAGCCTGTTGCCTTCAGCTCTCGCCCTGCTgccagcccagccgctctgtgagGCTCATTGGACCCTGAACTGAGCCCCAGCCTGGCCTTTGCCGCCTCCCACCTGTGTGACCTGGAGCCCCTTACCTgacctcacttgtaaaatgagaataatatttcCCTATGTTGTTTTGACGATCAAATGTAATGTGTGTTCGTGGCGTGGGCCAACGCCTGCCACACAGCAGGTCCTGCCTAAGTGTGGTTGCTGTCCCCTCTACCTGGaatttgttagtttcaggttgaaacctcccctcccccagacttCTCACCCCCTCCgcacccgccccccccaccccgcaactgCCTGCAGCTCTGTCAGGGCACCTGCTTACCAGGTGTAACTGCCTCAGGCAGGTACTGGTTCTATGGATCTCAATACCCCTGCAGAGACGCGGGTGCTCAGTtatttcccccacccacccccatccaatCAATGCACAGATTTAGTGCCGTGGGTTCCCTCCATGTATGCCCTGGGTTCCCTTCTCCCTTAgtgaagggggaagaaaaaaacctaaGCAATCACCACGCACCCACATGAGCGCTGCGTTTACTTGAGTCTcgtttcctcaggattgcttctcCCCCATCACTGCATTGCTCAGCGACCAAATCACGTCCTCCCTGGAGCCGCCCTCGAGAGCAAATTAGTCAAGCTGAAGGGTAAGGGAGGGGAGAGCAGATTAGAAGCCAGGAGCCGCCATCCCAGCAGACTGGGATCCTCGAGGGGGGGCTGGGCTGGTGAAATCCTGAGGATCAACGCTCCTCTGGAACAAGGTGATCTCCTGTTTATCAACAGTTCAGCTTGGGTCCAGTGGAGCCAGTGGGGAGCTGGGTCCCCTGGGGCCAGCCTGGAGAAGAGAGAGGTGATGGGGATTGATCATAGGATCAGAGCCAGgggtcccacccctcccccacctgagAATCGCCCTCTGATGCCCAGCCTGGAGTGTCTGTGATTAGCAGGAGGAATCCTCTCCCTCCCATGGTAGTTTTACACAATGGCGTGTGGTctgaaactttgtttttaattgaggtagCATCGGGTTATAACGTTATATAAGTTTCGtgtatacaacattatatttctacttctgtatacactacagaaaTTAGTTGCAAAGAAGCCCCATAGTATACTACAGAGTAGAATGAAGAAATCACAGTTTTTTAAATACAAGGAGGCTTCAAAGAATTGTCTTGATGGTTGGCCTTGGATTCAACCTCTGACCTTTCTGCTTGCGGGCCTTGGGTGGTCCCTTATCCTGTCTGAGTCtcactttcttcttctgtgaTATAAGAATAATGCCTCTTTGTGTGGCTATAGAGGGAAATCGATTTTACATCAAGTCCCAGCCCACACATATAGTCACACTGGTCGCCAGTCTCTTATCAGCAATTCTATCACCTCCAAATTTCTGAAACACACACATGTGTTTGGTAACTCGTCTGGGCAGTAATCTTGTCCTGTACTGACCTGAGCTTATTTATAGTCATTACAGACTTTTTCCCATTTAATGTGAATATTTGCTTGTTTCACTGCCAAAACATGAAAACATTCATTTATCGGGTGCTTTCCAGACTCTGCTGGAAGTGGTCAGGATTTTCTGGAAATGGGGTGCCACGCCCTTTTGATCCTTTTTTGGTCTGCATCTTCCGGTCATGGTCATCCGTAGGTGTGTCATCTAACGTAGCTAATGTAGCAAAATCAGCCTAGAATGAGACTGAGGGTCTGGTGAGGTCAGATACCTTGCCACCTTGGTTCCAGCTGGTTCTATCCTGTTTTGGTTTGTCTCTTCCTATAGCTTCCTCAGTTTTTCTCCAGACCCTGTGACTCCAACAGCTTCACCTCCAAATGGAAAAATCCTTTCCCTACGTGAATAAAGGTGGCCATTGAGGTCCAGAGTATTCTATTTCAGGGAACCTGAGGATCCAACACTGCGCCACCACTATTTAGacaactgctttgaaaaacagtgtctaaagggaatttcctggtggtttAGTGGTTAGATTCGGAGCTTTcgctgctgtggcccaggttcctAATGTTAACTCTCGAAAGCTGTTGGGAAGAGACAGGAGTCAAGGGTCTTTTTCCTGTAGATGAGGCCCAAGCAGGACTCTATTTAGGACAAGTCAGAAAACCCTGACACCATCAGTTTGCGTTCCCGGGGATTCTGGCTGGAGCCCTTTTATTCCCCATCTTAGGAAGTGTACCAACACTGCAGGATCCTGCTGGCCCATGAGGCAGAGAGGCTGGAGTGGAATTGCATGGAGCTGGGTTGGATCCTGACTCTACCCCTGCCCGGCTCTGGGACTCTGAGCTTAAGAGTTGGAGTCTCAGATTTTTCATGTGTCCAGTGGGAATAGCAATTCAATCTGATGGACTTAGAGTGAACTGCAGGGGCAGAGGCGGGGAACCAAGTGCAATCATCTCATCCAAAGGCCCAGGGAGGCCTGGACCAGGGTCAGACCCAGGGGTCAGGATGGAGCAGAGGGGTCCAGGTTGGAGGACTAGTAGGAAGGCTTgggcagcagagccaggactagagTGAGGCGAGTGGGTCCCTAGGACACAAAACTGAAGGGTCTGTGACCCTAGCAGAGGTCctgtgggtgggagaggggacaTTTCTTCCCTCCCTGACTCGATCCCCTCATGCTGAGCATAGAGGGCCCTGGGTGACTGTGTCCTCCACACCCTGCCTGGGACCTGGGGTTCTCCATGGCCATCTGGGACCCTCTTCCAATCTACACAGAGTAGCCCTGACCAGTGGGAAGGCCGTGTGGCTTAGTGAGGCCTCCAGCATCACCATGAGTGGCTGCCGATTTTGTGTCATCTGAGGGATTCTGACGAGACTTCCCAAGTCCCCACCAGAGAGGAAAAGTCTTCCTCCACCAGCTTGTGCGAACGCAGGTCTCTCCAGGCTTAGCAGTTCATGTGGATGTTTCCTAAAGTCTCTTGAATCTTTGAGAGGTTCCATAAAGTCGCACATGGCCTTGGTGTGCAGGCATGTGAAGTTGTCACCAGCTAAGGTATGAGTTAGGCTGGTGACCCCTGAGAGGTCGGGGGTGCTGGGCGAGGGGTCAGGAATCAGTGAGGCGGGCTGGAGAGTCCAAGGGGAACGAGGGTTAATAGCATATCACCTGCTTCCCAGTCAACTGGGGCAGTCGATGGACCTAGTGACCTTCAGCTGGGAAGGCCAAGGGCATCAGGCTTGGAAGACAGCAGCTGCCAGGCAAAATGATCGTTAAGGTTCCTTCTAGCTCTGGTTTTAGGTTTAAAAAACCTCTAAGTATGCAGAATTAGCCAGTCTGCAGAGGCTGAGGGCACGGTCCCCAGGACTGTCCTTACATTTGACCCCAATGGCAAATTTGGGAGATCCCCAAAGCTACCATCAGGTGTGAGAATTCCCTAGAAGGAAGCACAGAACTCCCTGAAAACTGTCACGATCCCAGTTACGGTTTATTACAGGGAAGGATGCCAGTTCCCATCAGCCACAGGGCAGAGTCTGGGCGGGTTTCACACAGGAAGCTTCCATTGTCCTCAGGCCGTGTCCCTGTCCTGGATTCAGTGTGTGGCAGGGCACACGGAGCACTGCCCGCCAGGGGCGTTCACCctgtttaaagaaatatattctgaCTCTTGTTAAAACGATAAGGAAGGGTCTCTTCAGGACTATCGTGATAGGCGTGAAGAGCATCGCAGCAGAGGAGACAGATGGGCGCACGTCCGAACACAGCAAAGATGAGTGCGGATTGGTAGCCAATGATCAGAGTGAGGGGCGTGGGATGGAAAATCACTGAGAGGAGACATCGAGGGCAGGGGGGTTCTTGTTGAGATTTGCtgacaggattcttgctaaaagcAAGTAAAGGACGTATGCATCAAAGGTGGGAGATGAGGAGTTTGATCAGATATCAAACATGATAAGATCTAAACAGTGGGAAGGCTTCTCGCTGAACTGACTTGGATGAAGTTTTGCTGAGACTGGGCAAGACAGGCCGTCAAGGACAGGACACAAAGGGCGGAGGTTGAGGCCTATTGGAGAAGAGGGCTCAGAAGAGCCTGACTGAAACTTGACCGAAGAGTGAACCTTTTTCAACAGGACCTGCAGCGTATGGAGTTTTATTTGGGCTCAGTCACTTGCTGCCCGCACAGCTGAGCTGTTGTCTCCTGCCCTCCCGGAGGTCAGACTAATGCCCTAGTGTCCAGCTCCTCCAGAGGTCACATGTGATACCACGTGACCCAGAGGCCCCATCACATGTCACCCTGTTAGACTGTCCAGTGGCCAGAGGCCCAGGCAGACGAGGACACTCCTATCAGCCGGAATATTCTAGGGGCTCAGGGAGCACTTCCCAGTAGCCAAGGGCAAAGAGCAGGTTGACTCCTCAGTACACACTAAGGTTCTCTGAATGAAGGTTTTTCTGCTCCAATCccacttctctgtgcttctctgTGGATTTCCCACTCTGCCTACTCTTTGGAAGTGATTGTGTTGACCTGCCTCTGAGGCGTCTTTAtccaataccatttttttttttggccgtgccacgtagcttgtgggatcctacttccccaaccaggggttgaacctgtgcccgctgcagtgggagcgcaaagtcctaaccactggacctccagggaattccctcaaataCCTATGTTAAGTTAAAATATCCTAAGATGACTTTTGCTTATTTATTCCATGATTGAATAAGTATATGGAGCATCGACAAGATACAGAAATATGTGTTTaatgttgaaagagaaaaatttacGTTTGtgaaattcttttctatttgatTTATAACAAAATCTCTGTGATTTACAGAATAGATCTTGTCGAGCCTAGTTTATGGACAAGCAAACTGTCTTTCTAATCCCTTGACCTTCATTGTTACAGGGAAGACCCAGAGGCACTGCATCAACATCTGAGTGAGCTAAAAACAGACTTGGCCGTGGAGTACCAAGTCACGCTCCGAGAAGACCAGCTGGACAGGAAGAGGCTTTTGAACAGGTTTCCTCTGGTAAAATGAGAGCTAGAGGAGCTCATAGGAAAGCTCCACGCACTCGCAGACAAGGTCCATAGGGACTGCACCATCTCCAACATTGTGGCCAACTCCACTGGCGCTGTGTCTGGTGTCCTGACCATACTTGGCCTGGCTTTGGCACCCATGTCAGCGGGGGCGAGTCTGGCACACTCGGCCACTGGGTTAGGGCTGGGAGCAGCGGCTGCTGTGACCAGTGTGTCCACCAGCATTGTGGAACAAGTCAGCACGTTGTCAGCAAAAACCGAAGTTAGTCGCCTGATGTCAACCGGTGTTCCTGGAGGCACTTAAGATCAGCCCCCGAACCGTTAGCACAACAAAGAAATCCACAGAAGCTGTGCAACGCATTGAAATGAATATCCGTGCCATGGAGACGGTCAAAAGCAACCCTGCCTTAGCAGCCGATGCAAACGTCTTCATCAGCAGTGGAATAATCTCAGTCCAAAGCAGCCAGCAGGAAGAGGTTACTTTCAAAGACATGGCTCTGGCAATGACCAAAGGAGCCCGGATTGTGGGTGCGGGCACTGCAGGTGTCTCCCTTCTGATGGAAGTGGGCTTCCTGGTGAAACAGGCAAAGCACTTGCATGAGGGGGCAAAGACAGAGTCAGCTGAAAGGCTGAGGCAGCAGGCCCGGGAGCTGGAGAAGAAGTTGGAGGTGCTCACCCGCATCTATGAGCGTCTGCAGTAGGGCTGGACTCCGCCACTCCCCGAGCTGTGCAGGGACTAGGGACACTTGCGGGGCCAAGGCATGGAGGCACCTTGTTAGAGGGAAAAGGAGGGCGAGATAACATAGATGTAGCTAGGTGTTAGGAATTTGGCATTTCTGTAGCTGAGCacagcaggggagggataaatgcaggtggcaggtgggggagagagaaggaaggagcatGGAGCCTGGACgaagggaggagagaagccaCTTATTTTGGACTAAAGAAGACACTGGGGGCAGaataaagggagagggagggggaactAGCAACAAGAGGCCAGGAATGTGAACGGGTTGAACATGGGAAAAAGCCCAGGAGGTAGGATTGTTGGGCTCCAGGAGAAGTAGCAGGGGCTCCTCTCTCACCCCTCCCCAGGG
This genomic stretch from Phocoena phocoena chromosome 11, mPhoPho1.1, whole genome shotgun sequence harbors:
- the LOC136131323 gene encoding LOW QUALITY PROTEIN: apolipoprotein L3-like (The sequence of the model RefSeq protein was modified relative to this genomic sequence to represent the inferred CDS: inserted 2 bases in 1 codon; substituted 1 base at 1 genomic stop codon); the encoded protein is MVIRREDPEALHQHLSELKTDLAVEYQVTLREDQLDRKRLLNRFPLVKXELEELIGKLHALADKVHRDCTISNIVANSTGAVSGVLTILGLALAPMSAGASLAHSATGLGLGAAAAVTSVSTSIVEQVSTLSAKTEVSRLMSXPVFLEALKISPRTVSTTKKSTEAVQRIEMNIRAMETVKSNPALAADANVFISSGIISVQSSQQEEVTFKDMALAMTKGARIVGAGTAGVSLLMEVGFLVKQAKHLHEGAKTESAERLRQQARELEKKLEVLTRIYERLQ